TTCAAAGACGTCTTCCAAAAGTAGGTTTTACTTCTAAATTTGAAAAACCTTATGTTATTAATGTTGAAAAAATCGCAGCTATAAAAGAGCTTGCTGAAATTTCAATAGCAACAATAGCTAGCGTTCATAAAATTTCAAAGAGCGTTACTAAGATAAAACTAATCGGTGCAAGCGCAAAAGCTCTTGCTTCTAAGATTAAAGACGAGAACGTTAGCGTTAGCGGAACAAAATAATGGATAAAACACTGACCAACAAGATTTTAATCACGTTGGCATTTTTGTTCGCATACAGGATACTGGCTTATGTGCCAGTTCCTGGTGTTAATGTCGACGTAATTAAAGAATTCTTCAATTCAAATAATAGCAACGCCTTGGGCTTATTTAATATGTTTAGCGGTAAAGCTGCTGAGCGTTTAAGTATCATATCTCTGGGCATCATGCCTTACATTACAGCTTCGATCATCATGGAGCTTTTAGCAGCAACATTTCCAAAATTAGGTCAGATGAAAAAAGAGCGTGACGGTATGCAAAAATATATGCAAATCATACGTTATGCAACCATTGTTATCACTCTTGTACAATCAATCGGTGTTTCTATCGGACTTCAAAGCTTAAGCGGACGCGGTGGCGAGCAAGCTATCATGATAGATATAAATTTATTTATCGCGATCTCTGCTGTATCTATGTTAACTGGAACTATGCTACTTATGTGGATAGGCGAGCAGATCACACAGCGAGGTATAGGCAATGGCATAAGCCTTATCATCTTTGCTGGTATCGTCTCTGGTATACCTAGTGCGATCGGTGGGACTATAAATTTAGTAAATACCTCTGAGATGAATTTCCTAACAGTCATCGCTATTTTAGCGATTATTTTAGCTACCATTGGTGCTATTATATTTGTCGAGATGGGTGAAAGGCGTATCCCTATTTCTTACTCAAGAAAAGTGATAATGGAAAATCAAAACAAACGTATAATGAACTATATACCGATCAAAGTAAATTTAAGCGGTGTTATCCCACCGATATTTGCTAGTGCGATTTTGATGTTTCCAAGTACAATCTTGCAAGCTAGTACAAATCCAATCATCCAAGCTATCAACGACTTTTTAAGTCCAAATGGCTATATGTTTAACTTTTTAACATTTTTATTTATCATCTTCTTTGCGTTTTTCTATGCATCGATCGTATTTAACACAAAAGATATAAGTGAAAATTTAAAGAAACAAGGCGGATTTATTCCAGGTGTTAGACCAGGTGAGAGTACGGCTAGCTATCTAAATGAAGTAGCTGGTAGGCTAACTTTGGGCGGTGCTTTATATCTAGGCATCATCTCAACTCTGCCATGGGTGCTTGTAAAAACTATGGGTGTACCATTTTATTTTGGTGGCACGTCAGTACTTATCGTGGTCTCTGTCGCTCTGGATACTATGAGGCGTATAGAAGCTCAGTCTTATACAAACAAATACCAAACTCTAAGTGCAGTAGGTCTATAAAATGGCTATCACGCTAAAAAGACCGGCTGAGATAGAGAAAATGAGAGCGGCGAATAAGATCGTCGCTCAAACTCTTGATCACGTTTCTACGATCATAAAACCTGGAATTTCACTTCTTGAAATAGATAAAATTTGTGAAGATATGATAAGGGCTGCTGGGGCAAAACCTGCTTTTAAAGGGCTCTACGGCTTCCCAAATGCAGCTTGCATAAGTGTCAATGAAGTGGTGATCCACGGAATTCCAAACGAATACAAACTAAAAGAGGGCGATATCGTTAGTGTTGATATCGGTTCAAATTTAGATGGTTATTTTGGTGACTCGGCTAGGACTTTTGGGGTTGGTAAAATTTCAAAAGAAGATGAAGCTTTGATCGCGTGCTCAAAAGATGCACTATATTTTGCGATAGATTTCATAAGAGCTGGTATGCATTTTAAAGAA
This Campylobacter concisus DNA region includes the following protein-coding sequences:
- the rplO gene encoding 50S ribosomal protein L15, which produces MALEKLTPAVGSTHATKRIGRGQGSGNGKTAGKGNKGQRARKGYNEKRGFEGGQQPLQRRLPKVGFTSKFEKPYVINVEKIAAIKELAEISIATIASVHKISKSVTKIKLIGASAKALASKIKDENVSVSGTK
- the secY gene encoding preprotein translocase subunit SecY, with amino-acid sequence MDKTLTNKILITLAFLFAYRILAYVPVPGVNVDVIKEFFNSNNSNALGLFNMFSGKAAERLSIISLGIMPYITASIIMELLAATFPKLGQMKKERDGMQKYMQIIRYATIVITLVQSIGVSIGLQSLSGRGGEQAIMIDINLFIAISAVSMLTGTMLLMWIGEQITQRGIGNGISLIIFAGIVSGIPSAIGGTINLVNTSEMNFLTVIAILAIILATIGAIIFVEMGERRIPISYSRKVIMENQNKRIMNYIPIKVNLSGVIPPIFASAILMFPSTILQASTNPIIQAINDFLSPNGYMFNFLTFLFIIFFAFFYASIVFNTKDISENLKKQGGFIPGVRPGESTASYLNEVAGRLTLGGALYLGIISTLPWVLVKTMGVPFYFGGTSVLIVVSVALDTMRRIEAQSYTNKYQTLSAVGL
- the map gene encoding type I methionyl aminopeptidase; this encodes MAITLKRPAEIEKMRAANKIVAQTLDHVSTIIKPGISLLEIDKICEDMIRAAGAKPAFKGLYGFPNAACISVNEVVIHGIPNEYKLKEGDIVSVDIGSNLDGYFGDSARTFGVGKISKEDEALIACSKDALYFAIDFIRAGMHFKEICYELEKFILGRGYVPLRGYCGHGIGKRPHEEPEIPNYLEGHNPKAGPKIKEGMVFCIEPMICQKDGTPVLGSDNWKVTSKDGLRTSHYEHCMAIVNGKAEILSQA